From the genome of Biomphalaria glabrata chromosome 1, xgBioGlab47.1, whole genome shotgun sequence, one region includes:
- the LOC106061298 gene encoding exocyst complex component 6B-like isoform X2, with translation MAEVTPNADENPWKKLNVAIQDADTLRQEAVEAHTEHLITEIETLEGPLATTLRAVYDGEGVDYFMEKLDARIKGHDHEIERMCNYHYQGFIDSIRELQQVSGDATKLKGEIQGLNRELKFSCDPLLSKGDELVKYRKIQKNVTLAIESLSLCLPVLEMYGKLQEQMKCKRYYPALKTLEQLEHTYLPRVLNHWFSQTMAEAIPRLRERIKDASMVELKDFLESIRKHSAKIGEVAMRHAAEQNNMDPSIAKKRVKTRRAPPPPNPFTGEVEDVAPSPPTNNSDKEEELSAQDLIDFSPVYRCLHIYSLLGDKEKFESYYRSQRWKQAWLSLQPPPNMHESLDLFKKYFHDIIGFFVVEDHILHTTQGLVTRSHMDELWEKTVEKLSATLRITWEKQMESFQEKKTNNNQVAENNNLEEMEIEEVTTGSDSPQFTFTLSSHLPHNKSCKLASLMLEVKKLIVLFCHTLKGYGFSVGRLLELLLEMRDRYSVILSDQWIDVFTDIFTEDNYTPILCDKPEDYVIICSQFPYTDKELDKSEYPRQFPFSQFVPSIYVQVKEYINACLKFSADLHLSHTEIDDMIRKSANQLLTKTLGACLSKLIKKPSLSLLQLIQISINMNYLEMSCEYLEEYISSLTGAEKDSVHIARLHGSSMFKDARSEAEQQIYQQLNLKIDEFLDLASYDWTISDSKGQASSYLMDLVVFLKSIFMSFTNLPEKVAKTACMSACQHIASRLMALMLDNEVKLLSMGAFHQFNLDVMQCEQFAASAPIPDSNDGTLQMAFTDLRQLLDLFINWDWSVYLADYGKQQSRYLRVPRHIAVSLLEKLNNGDKKKNNLFASLKKNERDKKRLIETVLKQLKVLENGAA, from the exons atggcGGAAGTAACACCCAATGCAGATGAAAATCCATGGAAAAAGTTAAATGTAGCGATTCAGGATGCAGACACTTTAAGACAAGAAGCGGTTGAGGCGCATACTGAACATTTAATAACTGAAATAGAAACTTTAGAAGGACCGCTTGCCACTACTTTGAG agCTGTATACGATGGGGAAGGTGTCGATTACTTTATGGAAAAGCTTGATGCTCGAATCAAAGGTCATGATCATGAAATTGAGCGTATGTGTAACTACCACTATCAAGGATTTATTGACTCCATAAGGGAACTGCAACAAGTGAGTGGTGATGCCACCAAACTAAAG GGTGAAATTCAAGGACTAAACAGAGAACTAAAATTCTCTTGTGATCCATTGTTAAGTAAAGGAGATGAACTAGTCAAATATAGAAAAATTCAGAAAAATGTTACACTCGCTATTGAAAGTCTTAGTCTGTGTTTACctg ttttagaaATGTACGGAAAGCTTCAAGAACAAATGAAATGCAAAAG GTACTATCCTGCTTTAAAAACCCTGGAACAACTCGAGCACACATACCTCCCACGTGtcttaaatcattggttttcccaAACCATGGCTGAAGCCATACCCAGGCTGCGGGAGAGGATCAAAGATGCCTCCATGGTGGAGCTCAAAGATTTCCTAGAAAGTATTAGAAAGCATTCAGCAAAGATAGGAGAAGTGGCTATGAGACAT GCTGCAGAACAAAATAACATGGATCCTTCGATAGCTAAGAAACGTGTGAAAACTCGAAGAGCTCCCCCACCTCCAAATCCATTTACAGGGGAAGTAGAAGATGTAGCACCATCTCCACCTACCAATAACAGTGATAAGGAAGAG GAATTAAGTGCCCAAGACCTGATTGATTTCTCTCCAGTTTATAGGTGTCTACATATTTATTCATTATTG GGAGACAAAGAAAAGTTTGAAAGCTACTACAGGTCTCAGAGATGGAAGCAAGCCTGGCTCTCTTTGCAGCCTCCTCCAAATATG cATGAGAGTTtggatttgtttaaaaagtactTCCATGATATAATAGG ATTTTTTGTGGTAGAAGATCATATTTTACACACAACTCAAGGTCTGGTGACCAGGTCACACATGGATGAACTGTGGGAGAAGACTGTTGAGAAGCTAAGTGCTACCCTTAGAATAACATGG GAGAAGCAGATGGAAAGTTTTCAagagaagaaaacaaacaacaaccaggTGGCTGAAAATAATAACCTGGAGGAGATGGAAATAGAGGAGGTTACAACTGGTTCAGACAGTCCTCAGTTTACTTTTACCCTATCCTCTCACCTTCCTCACAAT AAATCCTGTAAACTAGCAAGTCTGATGCTGGAGGTGAAAAAATTGATTGTCTTGTTTTGCCACACACTGAAG GGCTATGGTTTCAGTGTTGGGAGATTACTAGAACTTCTGCTTGAGATGAG AGACAGATACAGCGTCATATTGTCAGACCAGTGGATTGATGTCTTCACTGACATATTTACTGAGGACAACTACACCCCTATTCTCTGTGATAAGCCTGAAGATTATGTCATCATTTGTAGCCAGTTTCCTTATACAGATAAAGAGTTAGATAAA AGTGAGTATCCACGGCAGTTTCCATTTTCACAGTTTGTGCCTAGCATTTATGTTCAAGTGAAAGAATATATTAATGCTTGCTTAAAGTTCTCAGCTGATTTACATCTGAg TcacacagaaatagatgataTGATTCGCAAGTCTGCCAACCAACTGCTGACTAAAACACTAGGTGCTTGTCTTTCAAAACTGATAAAAAAACCAAGTCTAAGTTTATTACAG ttGATTCAAATATCAATCAATATGAACTACTTAGAAATGTCTTGTGAGTACTTGGAGGAATATATTTCCAGTCTAACAGG TGCTGAAAAAGACAGTGTACACATAGCAAGACTTCATGGTTCATCTATGTTTAAG GATGCCAGAAGTGAAGCTGAACAACAAATTTACCAAcagttgaatttaaaaatagatgaatttcttgatttag CATCGTATGACTGGACTATCTCTGATTCAAAAGGGCAAGCTAGCAGCTATCTCATGGATTTAGTTGTATTcctcaaaagtatttttatgtcttTCACCAACTTGCCT GAGAAAGTTGCCAAGACTGCCTGTATGTCAGCTTGTCAGCACATAGCATCACGCCTCATGGCTTTAATGCTAGACAATGAAGTCAAGCTGTTGTCAATGGGAGCATTCCACCAGTTCAACTTAGATGTCATGCAGTGTGAAC AATTTGCAGCATCAGCACCTATACCAGATTCTAATGATGGAACCTTGCAGATGGCTTTCACAGATCTTAGACAA
- the LOC106061298 gene encoding exocyst complex component 6B-like isoform X3 has product MAEVTPNADENPWKKLNVAIQDADTLRQEAVEAHTEHLITEIETLEGPLATTLRAVYDGEGVDYFMEKLDARIKGHDHEIERMCNYHYQGFIDSIRELQQVSGDATKLKGEIQGLNRELKFSCDPLLSKGDELVKYRKIQKNVTLAIESLSLCLPVLEMYGKLQEQMKCKRYYPALKTLEQLEHTYLPRVLNHWFSQTMAEAIPRLRERIKDASMVELKDFLESIRKHSAKIGEVAMRHAAEQNNMDPSIAKKRVKTRRAPPPPNPFTGEVEDVAPSPPTNNSDKEEELSAQDLIDFSPVYRCLHIYSLLGDKEKFESYYRSQRWKQAWLSLQPPPNMHESLDLFKKYFHDIIGFFVVEDHILHTTQGLVTRSHMDELWEKTVEKLSATLRITWEKQMESFQEKKTNNNQVAENNNLEEMEIEEKSCKLASLMLEVKKLIVLFCHTLKGYGFSVGRLLELLLEMRDRYSVILSDQWIDVFTDIFTEDNYTPILCDKPEDYVIICSQFPYTDKELDKSEYPRQFPFSQFVPSIYVQVKEYINACLKFSADLHLSHTEIDDMIRKSANQLLTKTLGACLSKLIKKPSLSLLQLIQISINMNYLEMSCEYLEEYISSLTGAEKDSVHIARLHGSSMFKDARSEAEQQIYQQLNLKIDEFLDLASYDWTISDSKGQASSYLMDLVVFLKSIFMSFTNLPVFHTSCSKYVEKVAKTACMSACQHIASRLMALMLDNEVKLLSMGAFHQFNLDVMQCEQFAASAPIPDSNDGTLQMAFTDLRQLLDLFINWDWSVYLADYGKQQSRYLRVPRHIAVSLLEKLNNGDKKKNNLFASLKKNERDKKRLIETVLKQLKVLENGAA; this is encoded by the exons atggcGGAAGTAACACCCAATGCAGATGAAAATCCATGGAAAAAGTTAAATGTAGCGATTCAGGATGCAGACACTTTAAGACAAGAAGCGGTTGAGGCGCATACTGAACATTTAATAACTGAAATAGAAACTTTAGAAGGACCGCTTGCCACTACTTTGAG agCTGTATACGATGGGGAAGGTGTCGATTACTTTATGGAAAAGCTTGATGCTCGAATCAAAGGTCATGATCATGAAATTGAGCGTATGTGTAACTACCACTATCAAGGATTTATTGACTCCATAAGGGAACTGCAACAAGTGAGTGGTGATGCCACCAAACTAAAG GGTGAAATTCAAGGACTAAACAGAGAACTAAAATTCTCTTGTGATCCATTGTTAAGTAAAGGAGATGAACTAGTCAAATATAGAAAAATTCAGAAAAATGTTACACTCGCTATTGAAAGTCTTAGTCTGTGTTTACctg ttttagaaATGTACGGAAAGCTTCAAGAACAAATGAAATGCAAAAG GTACTATCCTGCTTTAAAAACCCTGGAACAACTCGAGCACACATACCTCCCACGTGtcttaaatcattggttttcccaAACCATGGCTGAAGCCATACCCAGGCTGCGGGAGAGGATCAAAGATGCCTCCATGGTGGAGCTCAAAGATTTCCTAGAAAGTATTAGAAAGCATTCAGCAAAGATAGGAGAAGTGGCTATGAGACAT GCTGCAGAACAAAATAACATGGATCCTTCGATAGCTAAGAAACGTGTGAAAACTCGAAGAGCTCCCCCACCTCCAAATCCATTTACAGGGGAAGTAGAAGATGTAGCACCATCTCCACCTACCAATAACAGTGATAAGGAAGAG GAATTAAGTGCCCAAGACCTGATTGATTTCTCTCCAGTTTATAGGTGTCTACATATTTATTCATTATTG GGAGACAAAGAAAAGTTTGAAAGCTACTACAGGTCTCAGAGATGGAAGCAAGCCTGGCTCTCTTTGCAGCCTCCTCCAAATATG cATGAGAGTTtggatttgtttaaaaagtactTCCATGATATAATAGG ATTTTTTGTGGTAGAAGATCATATTTTACACACAACTCAAGGTCTGGTGACCAGGTCACACATGGATGAACTGTGGGAGAAGACTGTTGAGAAGCTAAGTGCTACCCTTAGAATAACATGG GAGAAGCAGATGGAAAGTTTTCAagagaagaaaacaaacaacaaccaggTGGCTGAAAATAATAACCTGGAGGAGATGGAAATAGAGGAG AAATCCTGTAAACTAGCAAGTCTGATGCTGGAGGTGAAAAAATTGATTGTCTTGTTTTGCCACACACTGAAG GGCTATGGTTTCAGTGTTGGGAGATTACTAGAACTTCTGCTTGAGATGAG AGACAGATACAGCGTCATATTGTCAGACCAGTGGATTGATGTCTTCACTGACATATTTACTGAGGACAACTACACCCCTATTCTCTGTGATAAGCCTGAAGATTATGTCATCATTTGTAGCCAGTTTCCTTATACAGATAAAGAGTTAGATAAA AGTGAGTATCCACGGCAGTTTCCATTTTCACAGTTTGTGCCTAGCATTTATGTTCAAGTGAAAGAATATATTAATGCTTGCTTAAAGTTCTCAGCTGATTTACATCTGAg TcacacagaaatagatgataTGATTCGCAAGTCTGCCAACCAACTGCTGACTAAAACACTAGGTGCTTGTCTTTCAAAACTGATAAAAAAACCAAGTCTAAGTTTATTACAG ttGATTCAAATATCAATCAATATGAACTACTTAGAAATGTCTTGTGAGTACTTGGAGGAATATATTTCCAGTCTAACAGG TGCTGAAAAAGACAGTGTACACATAGCAAGACTTCATGGTTCATCTATGTTTAAG GATGCCAGAAGTGAAGCTGAACAACAAATTTACCAAcagttgaatttaaaaatagatgaatttcttgatttag CATCGTATGACTGGACTATCTCTGATTCAAAAGGGCAAGCTAGCAGCTATCTCATGGATTTAGTTGTATTcctcaaaagtatttttatgtcttTCACCAACTTGCCT GTATTCCATACCAGTTGTTCCAAATATGTT GAGAAAGTTGCCAAGACTGCCTGTATGTCAGCTTGTCAGCACATAGCATCACGCCTCATGGCTTTAATGCTAGACAATGAAGTCAAGCTGTTGTCAATGGGAGCATTCCACCAGTTCAACTTAGATGTCATGCAGTGTGAAC AATTTGCAGCATCAGCACCTATACCAGATTCTAATGATGGAACCTTGCAGATGGCTTTCACAGATCTTAGACAA
- the LOC106061298 gene encoding exocyst complex component 6B-like isoform X1, which produces MAEVTPNADENPWKKLNVAIQDADTLRQEAVEAHTEHLITEIETLEGPLATTLRAVYDGEGVDYFMEKLDARIKGHDHEIERMCNYHYQGFIDSIRELQQVSGDATKLKGEIQGLNRELKFSCDPLLSKGDELVKYRKIQKNVTLAIESLSLCLPVLEMYGKLQEQMKCKRYYPALKTLEQLEHTYLPRVLNHWFSQTMAEAIPRLRERIKDASMVELKDFLESIRKHSAKIGEVAMRHAAEQNNMDPSIAKKRVKTRRAPPPPNPFTGEVEDVAPSPPTNNSDKEEELSAQDLIDFSPVYRCLHIYSLLGDKEKFESYYRSQRWKQAWLSLQPPPNMHESLDLFKKYFHDIIGFFVVEDHILHTTQGLVTRSHMDELWEKTVEKLSATLRITWEKQMESFQEKKTNNNQVAENNNLEEMEIEEVTTGSDSPQFTFTLSSHLPHNKSCKLASLMLEVKKLIVLFCHTLKGYGFSVGRLLELLLEMRDRYSVILSDQWIDVFTDIFTEDNYTPILCDKPEDYVIICSQFPYTDKELDKSEYPRQFPFSQFVPSIYVQVKEYINACLKFSADLHLSHTEIDDMIRKSANQLLTKTLGACLSKLIKKPSLSLLQLIQISINMNYLEMSCEYLEEYISSLTGAEKDSVHIARLHGSSMFKDARSEAEQQIYQQLNLKIDEFLDLASYDWTISDSKGQASSYLMDLVVFLKSIFMSFTNLPVFHTSCSKYVEKVAKTACMSACQHIASRLMALMLDNEVKLLSMGAFHQFNLDVMQCEQFAASAPIPDSNDGTLQMAFTDLRQLLDLFINWDWSVYLADYGKQQSRYLRVPRHIAVSLLEKLNNGDKKKNNLFASLKKNERDKKRLIETVLKQLKVLENGAA; this is translated from the exons atggcGGAAGTAACACCCAATGCAGATGAAAATCCATGGAAAAAGTTAAATGTAGCGATTCAGGATGCAGACACTTTAAGACAAGAAGCGGTTGAGGCGCATACTGAACATTTAATAACTGAAATAGAAACTTTAGAAGGACCGCTTGCCACTACTTTGAG agCTGTATACGATGGGGAAGGTGTCGATTACTTTATGGAAAAGCTTGATGCTCGAATCAAAGGTCATGATCATGAAATTGAGCGTATGTGTAACTACCACTATCAAGGATTTATTGACTCCATAAGGGAACTGCAACAAGTGAGTGGTGATGCCACCAAACTAAAG GGTGAAATTCAAGGACTAAACAGAGAACTAAAATTCTCTTGTGATCCATTGTTAAGTAAAGGAGATGAACTAGTCAAATATAGAAAAATTCAGAAAAATGTTACACTCGCTATTGAAAGTCTTAGTCTGTGTTTACctg ttttagaaATGTACGGAAAGCTTCAAGAACAAATGAAATGCAAAAG GTACTATCCTGCTTTAAAAACCCTGGAACAACTCGAGCACACATACCTCCCACGTGtcttaaatcattggttttcccaAACCATGGCTGAAGCCATACCCAGGCTGCGGGAGAGGATCAAAGATGCCTCCATGGTGGAGCTCAAAGATTTCCTAGAAAGTATTAGAAAGCATTCAGCAAAGATAGGAGAAGTGGCTATGAGACAT GCTGCAGAACAAAATAACATGGATCCTTCGATAGCTAAGAAACGTGTGAAAACTCGAAGAGCTCCCCCACCTCCAAATCCATTTACAGGGGAAGTAGAAGATGTAGCACCATCTCCACCTACCAATAACAGTGATAAGGAAGAG GAATTAAGTGCCCAAGACCTGATTGATTTCTCTCCAGTTTATAGGTGTCTACATATTTATTCATTATTG GGAGACAAAGAAAAGTTTGAAAGCTACTACAGGTCTCAGAGATGGAAGCAAGCCTGGCTCTCTTTGCAGCCTCCTCCAAATATG cATGAGAGTTtggatttgtttaaaaagtactTCCATGATATAATAGG ATTTTTTGTGGTAGAAGATCATATTTTACACACAACTCAAGGTCTGGTGACCAGGTCACACATGGATGAACTGTGGGAGAAGACTGTTGAGAAGCTAAGTGCTACCCTTAGAATAACATGG GAGAAGCAGATGGAAAGTTTTCAagagaagaaaacaaacaacaaccaggTGGCTGAAAATAATAACCTGGAGGAGATGGAAATAGAGGAGGTTACAACTGGTTCAGACAGTCCTCAGTTTACTTTTACCCTATCCTCTCACCTTCCTCACAAT AAATCCTGTAAACTAGCAAGTCTGATGCTGGAGGTGAAAAAATTGATTGTCTTGTTTTGCCACACACTGAAG GGCTATGGTTTCAGTGTTGGGAGATTACTAGAACTTCTGCTTGAGATGAG AGACAGATACAGCGTCATATTGTCAGACCAGTGGATTGATGTCTTCACTGACATATTTACTGAGGACAACTACACCCCTATTCTCTGTGATAAGCCTGAAGATTATGTCATCATTTGTAGCCAGTTTCCTTATACAGATAAAGAGTTAGATAAA AGTGAGTATCCACGGCAGTTTCCATTTTCACAGTTTGTGCCTAGCATTTATGTTCAAGTGAAAGAATATATTAATGCTTGCTTAAAGTTCTCAGCTGATTTACATCTGAg TcacacagaaatagatgataTGATTCGCAAGTCTGCCAACCAACTGCTGACTAAAACACTAGGTGCTTGTCTTTCAAAACTGATAAAAAAACCAAGTCTAAGTTTATTACAG ttGATTCAAATATCAATCAATATGAACTACTTAGAAATGTCTTGTGAGTACTTGGAGGAATATATTTCCAGTCTAACAGG TGCTGAAAAAGACAGTGTACACATAGCAAGACTTCATGGTTCATCTATGTTTAAG GATGCCAGAAGTGAAGCTGAACAACAAATTTACCAAcagttgaatttaaaaatagatgaatttcttgatttag CATCGTATGACTGGACTATCTCTGATTCAAAAGGGCAAGCTAGCAGCTATCTCATGGATTTAGTTGTATTcctcaaaagtatttttatgtcttTCACCAACTTGCCT GTATTCCATACCAGTTGTTCCAAATATGTT GAGAAAGTTGCCAAGACTGCCTGTATGTCAGCTTGTCAGCACATAGCATCACGCCTCATGGCTTTAATGCTAGACAATGAAGTCAAGCTGTTGTCAATGGGAGCATTCCACCAGTTCAACTTAGATGTCATGCAGTGTGAAC AATTTGCAGCATCAGCACCTATACCAGATTCTAATGATGGAACCTTGCAGATGGCTTTCACAGATCTTAGACAA
- the LOC106061298 gene encoding exocyst complex component 6B-like isoform X4 encodes MAEVTPNADENPWKKLNVAIQDADTLRQEAVEAHTEHLITEIETLEGPLATTLRAVYDGEGVDYFMEKLDARIKGHDHEIERMCNYHYQGFIDSIRELQQVSGDATKLKGEIQGLNRELKFSCDPLLSKGDELVKYRKIQKNVTLAIESLSLCLPVLEMYGKLQEQMKCKRYYPALKTLEQLEHTYLPRVLNHWFSQTMAEAIPRLRERIKDASMVELKDFLESIRKHSAKIGEVAMRHAAEQNNMDPSIAKKRVKTRRAPPPPNPFTGEVEDVAPSPPTNNSDKEEELSAQDLIDFSPVYRCLHIYSLLGDKEKFESYYRSQRWKQAWLSLQPPPNMHESLDLFKKYFHDIIGFFVVEDHILHTTQGLVTRSHMDELWEKTVEKLSATLRITWKSCKLASLMLEVKKLIVLFCHTLKGYGFSVGRLLELLLEMRDRYSVILSDQWIDVFTDIFTEDNYTPILCDKPEDYVIICSQFPYTDKELDKSEYPRQFPFSQFVPSIYVQVKEYINACLKFSADLHLSHTEIDDMIRKSANQLLTKTLGACLSKLIKKPSLSLLQLIQISINMNYLEMSCEYLEEYISSLTGAEKDSVHIARLHGSSMFKDARSEAEQQIYQQLNLKIDEFLDLASYDWTISDSKGQASSYLMDLVVFLKSIFMSFTNLPVFHTSCSKYVEKVAKTACMSACQHIASRLMALMLDNEVKLLSMGAFHQFNLDVMQCEQFAASAPIPDSNDGTLQMAFTDLRQLLDLFINWDWSVYLADYGKQQSRYLRVPRHIAVSLLEKLNNGDKKKNNLFASLKKNERDKKRLIETVLKQLKVLENGAA; translated from the exons atggcGGAAGTAACACCCAATGCAGATGAAAATCCATGGAAAAAGTTAAATGTAGCGATTCAGGATGCAGACACTTTAAGACAAGAAGCGGTTGAGGCGCATACTGAACATTTAATAACTGAAATAGAAACTTTAGAAGGACCGCTTGCCACTACTTTGAG agCTGTATACGATGGGGAAGGTGTCGATTACTTTATGGAAAAGCTTGATGCTCGAATCAAAGGTCATGATCATGAAATTGAGCGTATGTGTAACTACCACTATCAAGGATTTATTGACTCCATAAGGGAACTGCAACAAGTGAGTGGTGATGCCACCAAACTAAAG GGTGAAATTCAAGGACTAAACAGAGAACTAAAATTCTCTTGTGATCCATTGTTAAGTAAAGGAGATGAACTAGTCAAATATAGAAAAATTCAGAAAAATGTTACACTCGCTATTGAAAGTCTTAGTCTGTGTTTACctg ttttagaaATGTACGGAAAGCTTCAAGAACAAATGAAATGCAAAAG GTACTATCCTGCTTTAAAAACCCTGGAACAACTCGAGCACACATACCTCCCACGTGtcttaaatcattggttttcccaAACCATGGCTGAAGCCATACCCAGGCTGCGGGAGAGGATCAAAGATGCCTCCATGGTGGAGCTCAAAGATTTCCTAGAAAGTATTAGAAAGCATTCAGCAAAGATAGGAGAAGTGGCTATGAGACAT GCTGCAGAACAAAATAACATGGATCCTTCGATAGCTAAGAAACGTGTGAAAACTCGAAGAGCTCCCCCACCTCCAAATCCATTTACAGGGGAAGTAGAAGATGTAGCACCATCTCCACCTACCAATAACAGTGATAAGGAAGAG GAATTAAGTGCCCAAGACCTGATTGATTTCTCTCCAGTTTATAGGTGTCTACATATTTATTCATTATTG GGAGACAAAGAAAAGTTTGAAAGCTACTACAGGTCTCAGAGATGGAAGCAAGCCTGGCTCTCTTTGCAGCCTCCTCCAAATATG cATGAGAGTTtggatttgtttaaaaagtactTCCATGATATAATAGG ATTTTTTGTGGTAGAAGATCATATTTTACACACAACTCAAGGTCTGGTGACCAGGTCACACATGGATGAACTGTGGGAGAAGACTGTTGAGAAGCTAAGTGCTACCCTTAGAATAACATGG AAATCCTGTAAACTAGCAAGTCTGATGCTGGAGGTGAAAAAATTGATTGTCTTGTTTTGCCACACACTGAAG GGCTATGGTTTCAGTGTTGGGAGATTACTAGAACTTCTGCTTGAGATGAG AGACAGATACAGCGTCATATTGTCAGACCAGTGGATTGATGTCTTCACTGACATATTTACTGAGGACAACTACACCCCTATTCTCTGTGATAAGCCTGAAGATTATGTCATCATTTGTAGCCAGTTTCCTTATACAGATAAAGAGTTAGATAAA AGTGAGTATCCACGGCAGTTTCCATTTTCACAGTTTGTGCCTAGCATTTATGTTCAAGTGAAAGAATATATTAATGCTTGCTTAAAGTTCTCAGCTGATTTACATCTGAg TcacacagaaatagatgataTGATTCGCAAGTCTGCCAACCAACTGCTGACTAAAACACTAGGTGCTTGTCTTTCAAAACTGATAAAAAAACCAAGTCTAAGTTTATTACAG ttGATTCAAATATCAATCAATATGAACTACTTAGAAATGTCTTGTGAGTACTTGGAGGAATATATTTCCAGTCTAACAGG TGCTGAAAAAGACAGTGTACACATAGCAAGACTTCATGGTTCATCTATGTTTAAG GATGCCAGAAGTGAAGCTGAACAACAAATTTACCAAcagttgaatttaaaaatagatgaatttcttgatttag CATCGTATGACTGGACTATCTCTGATTCAAAAGGGCAAGCTAGCAGCTATCTCATGGATTTAGTTGTATTcctcaaaagtatttttatgtcttTCACCAACTTGCCT GTATTCCATACCAGTTGTTCCAAATATGTT GAGAAAGTTGCCAAGACTGCCTGTATGTCAGCTTGTCAGCACATAGCATCACGCCTCATGGCTTTAATGCTAGACAATGAAGTCAAGCTGTTGTCAATGGGAGCATTCCACCAGTTCAACTTAGATGTCATGCAGTGTGAAC AATTTGCAGCATCAGCACCTATACCAGATTCTAATGATGGAACCTTGCAGATGGCTTTCACAGATCTTAGACAA